Genomic window (Nicotiana sylvestris chromosome 7, ASM39365v2, whole genome shotgun sequence):
GACGCCTTTGCAACATATGCTCCTGTTGGACCCGAAGAGACTCTTTCTATGGAAAATTCTGCAACCGCCAAGATTGAaagatgtgggaagatctttctgaagatgacttctggcaaggtggtgactttgaacaacatccttcatgtttccgagattaggaagaatttagtctctgctGTACTACTTGTTAAAAATGGTTTTAAATGTGTTTTTGTATCCGATAAGGTTATAATAAGTAAAaacgaaatgtttgtaggaaaaggttacctcattgagggcctttttaagctgaatgtaatggttgttgagaataataataaaatttcagcttcatcttacttacttgagtcaaacgaattatggcatatacgtttgggtcatgtcaattataaaaccttgcgaaaaatgattaacttggaagtattgcctaaatttgaatgcgacaaatcaaaatgtcaaatatgtgtagaatctaagtatgttaaacatccttataagtcagtttaaaggaattcaaatcctttagacttaattcacacaaatATTTGCGACAttaagtcaataccatctcgccgtggaaagaagtattttataacttttattgacgacgGTACTCGATATTTCTATGTTTACTtatttaatagtaaagatgaagcaatagacgcattcaagcaatacaaaaatgaagttgaaatgcaacttaacaagaaaatcaaaatgataagaagtgatagaggtggtgaatatgaatctccttttgaacaaatatgtttagaatatagAATTATTTATCAAACAACGGCCCCTTACACGCCCTAATCCAATGtgattgcagaaagaaagaatcattcattaaaggagatgatgaactcattattgataagttctggtttgtcACAGAACTTGTAGAGGAAAGCCATTCTTATGGCTAACCGAATACTAattcgagtaccccatagcaaaacacaatccattatatatgaaaaatggaaaggaaggaagcccaacttgaatgattttaaagtgtgggggtgtttggcaaaagtgcaagttcctaaaccctaaagggtaaaaataggaccgaaaatcgttgattgtgttttcataggatatgcgaccaatagtaaagaatatcgatttctggttcataactcagaaaattccgacattcataataatacggttatagaatcagataatgcagagttcttaaaaatatatatccatataaaaaggaatgtgagtcgattgatGAAGGATCTAACGACTTCGGgaataaacaaaagaaagtacatttaatcaggaggatccaagacgtagtcaACGTCAAAGAATGTTTACTTCATTTGGACCATATTTTATGAATTTCttgttggaaaatgagcctcgaacatttaaagaagttatgtcttcttcggaatcattattttggaaagaggcagtcaatagtgaaatagaatccatattgaacaaccatacatgtgaattggttgatcttcctcctggaaataaacctttgagttctaaatggatttttaagagaaaaatgaaagataatGACACTATTGAATTTAAGGCAAGACTGgtagtcaaagggtatagacaacgagaaggtcttgactactttggtACATACTttccagttacaagaattacgtccatacggatgttagtagcattagctgcggtgtatggtcttgaaatccatCAAATAGACGTTAAGACGACCTTCTTGACTGGAGATTTgaaggaagaaatttacatggaacaacctgaagggtttgtggttccaggtaaagaaaagaaagtctgcagacttgttaagtccctttacggactaaaacaaacacccaaacaatggcatgcgaaatttaaccaaacaatattgtcaaatggttttaagataaatgaatgtgataaatgtgtatatattaaaaatgttccaaatcgcatagtcattgtttgattatatgtggatgatatgctgataatgagtaatgacattgccaacataaatttGACTAAACGTATGCTAActggcaagtttgatatgaaaaacttgggagttgctgatttaattctagGAATTAAGATCCATAAAACTTCTCAAGGTCTGgtattgtcacaatctcattatattaagacagtacttgaaaaattcaagcagctggctttaaagttgcaaagactccaattgacatgAATCTTGTGTTAGCAAAGAACAAAGACCAAAGCATATCACagttggattatgctcgtgtgttgggatgcttaatgtatatcatgaattgtacacgaccagatatagcttgtgctataagtaaattgagtcgatacacgaacaatccaggtcaatctcattggatggcaatgaaacgagttttgggatatttagaacatacccaggACTTtactttgcactacagtaaatatcctgcggtcattgagggatactgtgatgcaaattggatcaccggatcaACTGATTCCAAGTCCACAAGTgaatatgtattcactattggtggaggagcggtatcttggaagttgtccaaacaaacttgtattgcccgctctacaatggaggatgagttcatagccttagataaagtcGGTGAAGAAGATAAATGGATccgaaatttcttggaagacattccatttggcccaaaccgttagcaccaatatgcatacattgcgatagtcaaaTGGCGATTGGAAGGTTGGGAGGGTTATGTATAGCGGTAAATCTCGTTATATACGACGAAAACATAAAACCCTTAGACAATTACTCTCTGGAGGAATTATTgtgattgactatgtaaagtcaagtgataatacgtcggatccacttacaaaatgcctaactagagaggtagttgagaaatcatcaaggggaatgagactgtggccgagaacaagtcatagtggcggtaactctacctagaagacttgAAATCCCAAGATCTAgattcaaggagatcaaacaaagtcattaatgaggGTCCAACATTGTTAACTaaacttttggtccattctcgtgatgagacaatgttcggTACCAAAGATAAAatattaaggctttttaatgatttctaaatttgatacggggtatattaAATAGGGTATCTAcgagatgacacgtttaggaatcacctatgtaagtgtgaagtgttagccgcttcaaggagaattttgcaaggccagtTCTCTATGCGCTTATGAAACCAGACGGtattcatggctgaaacgaacacaacaatgagaaccaaagacggttaagggttggttgtgtgacttatggttgtctaggtatacaccaaagttcgacaGTTCAAAGATGTCAAATctcgattgaccgagtatatccgacataagttcactatggaaagttcaaaaggaaacctacttatccagattcaattaatccttgcttgcgaatcacacagtttttcatgcatatttccgtgatatagtcattccccattcatatgggggattgttgggttttaagcattaataatgcttaaaagagggtgaatgagaaatggatggaaaatgaaatatttgagtttcatTTGAGATTCCCTCCTTGACGAaggaacattgtcccatattggaagaggaagaggtttttaatgggtatataagcaattgctcttcttctagctcttaaagagtcgagaagaaggcaagccttgcGCCGTCATCATtgctcgctcgctcggctcggcttcggcttcggcttcggatttggtcaaatgaatgattgattaattttttggaccaaatttgaTTGTTAATAGTAAGTATTaatagaaatattattaaatatccattttaataaaaaaatattaatattaaatctaagaatattaatattaaaatccaACCGCTTCCATTTTTCCGTTTTCTGttttggtaacagaaaattaactatcctctttaatttttcctctttattgttgagtaaatagccatttatgttatgacatttatgttgtggccgttttgcataaacagtcattctgaagagttgcacctcttcaaaTTTCAGCCCaacattggctataaatacaagttcATTCTCTCAGATTTTCTATACgaatttctgagtttctccttctttttttgcattgttttaacttcaaagaaagcaacagtaaatgtaatttgctaccgaactttgtgttcgctgaaacactggtgtttgaagtaccgctacaccagtgtgttaTTTGTTCTATCataggaggaaataatccatgACCTTGgatactaggaggggattaaattccttaagaaaatactgcgaattcagtgggctcggattaacttttatttttacattttctgTTTATTTGTTATTCTGTTTTTTTCCAGAATTAGTTTACAAATAAAGTATACATTTAATTCACTAGAGCTAACATGTCATATATGTTTGGTGAGAATTAACCAAATGAACGGACCTTTGACTATCGAGAACTTTCTTATGTGAGAGACTTGCACTATAAAATAGAAAACTAGAACCAACAGGGTTGTGGTTGAGTGATAATTGGTAAGTATTCCTTCATCCTTAATCAcgcttcttgaattcgagtttgAGTATGAAATTGCCTTTGTTAAAGAGCGTTTTATCCCAATGTAAAATTTTTCGGCGCGAATTCAAATTTGGTCGGGCCCTAATATAAATATCCAACCATGGgaggtaaataataataataataataataataataataatagagaaCTAGATAAGAAAGAGAGCATCATTACCCATAGCATGATAGGATCCGATGCTAGGTATAGTAATCAATAGTACATCATACAATGCGCAAGGAGGAAGTGAAAAGTAAATaaattatgtatataaaaaaaatgtTTAGATTATACAGTAGTATTAATTATCGATTTGATTCAGTTTCATTCGAACCATCAATTTTCACTTGTCAGTTCTGCAGCGGTGAAAGATAAAaatctctttcttttttcctctttCCTCTTAATTCAAGAAAAACCTTTTGTTCGATCCCAATTGCTGTTTACTCgaattcttctttcttctccaattTAATTCATTTTCAGGGTTTCACTTTTCTCTCGAATTTTCCCAGAAAATTCATGGATGCATCTTTAACTCTGTCTCTTTCTCACACCAATTCCGAAACTCAAGACCTAATCGGTTCCTACTTCTTGGATCAATGGCGACTTAAATCCAAATCCGCCGCCGCTAAATCCGAATCAGTCGCTGAACCGGAAAAAACTCAGTTAATGGAAGTAGAAGAATCAGAAGATGAAAAAGAAGAGTTACCTACTGAGCTGGATACTTTGAGTAGTTCCGGTGGGTTTTCGATTGTTGGACCTGATAAACTTTCAGTCCATTACCCTAATGTGAATCTTCATGGACATGATGTTGGAGTTGTTCAAGCTAATCGGCCCGCTCCTTGTAAACGCCTCGTTTATTACTTTGAGATTTCTgtgaagaatgctggtgctaaGGGCCAAATTTCCATTGGTTTCACTTCCCCTGGCTTTAAATTGCGTCGCCAACCTGGGTattttcttgttcttgtattgaattgCTCTTTTATGAAATGGAAACtttttaataaaatctttttattttttacttgcATGGTGTTTCTTacatttcattttcaatttcAATTATAATGTGAAAGCTTGAATCTTGTCCTGAAAATATATAGGATCAATCTAGTGGCAATCTCTTTATGTTTAACCAAAGTTAAAAAGAATTTTTATGATCATAAATATATTAGTGTACATCAACGGCTAATTAGCTTCATAATAAAGGCTACCAAGAAAGGTTAATGCCAGTGAAGGCAGCGGGGGCAGAGCTACAGTGGTGCTTACTACGCAGTAAATCCACTTAATACGTGTAAATAATTTATCCATAAATCAGTAATCTGCCTTTTCTATAATCTAGAACCCTTAAACACAAAATCCAGCTCCGTCTCTAGGCAAGCACTGTACTGCTAGTGAACATAGACCAAACTTCAGCTTCTTTTGACTCTTGCTACCTTTAATAAAGTCGGAGAAAATCCTGGTTCTTTGCTGATAATTCTAATATTCTGATCAATTATTGAGTTTTAATGAATTGCTATGATATGAGAATTACTGTTGAAGAGTTGACAAGAGTGAGATAGCCAAGCTTTTAACTCTTTCGCTTTCACACCATATGAGTTGCGAGAAAGAAGCGATAACAGTCTTAGTACATTGATGATAAAGTACCTAGACTTCTAGAGGACTCATACGAAATAAGGTAAGTTTCTTAGTTATTGTACAAAAATTAAGAATGTTCCACATTATTATGTGAATTCTTTGCCAAATTAAATGGAGTGGTAAAGATTAGAACTATTTTCACTCAGTTAACTAGACATGTATAATgaatctatacacattctaatGGAGCCTAACACAGCATTATTGGTCTTATCTGTGGCTCCTTGGTTATTTGTCTATGTAACATAGACTGAGAAGAATTGCATAGGAGTGGCATTTTGTTGTTCGATCATTGTCTTTCATTCTCACTCTATTTTTTATCTTTCTATGTTTGTCAGCTGGGATCCAAACAGTTACGGATATCATGGTGATGATGGACTGCTTTACCATGGACAAGGAAAGGGAGAGGCATTTGGCCCGACTTACTCAACAGGTGATACTGTTGGCGGTGGAATCAATTATGCTTCTCAAGAACTATTTTTCACGTAAGAATTTATCTGTTTTTTACCTCTTCTACAAAGATGTTCATGTTAGATTTCTGGATGATTTTTGTTGAGTCTATAGAAATAGTCTTGCTGTTTACATTATAATTTCTGGATGAGTGCGGTCTTATCGCTTTTATTCCAAAAGCAAATGCATATCTGCTTTGACTCAAATATTTTCCTATACGAAATTCTCAGGAAGTTGTGCTTTATATTTTTAATGCCAGGAAAAATGGAACTATTGTAGGAACAGTTTTCAAGGATGTAAAGGGGCCACTATTTCCTACAGTTGCGGTGCACAGCCAAAATGAAGAGTATGTAGATATAGCCTTATTATCTGTACCTTGTATTtgtttttaatttattatttatctCATAAAGATTACTCTCTatgaggtaggggtaaggtctgcgtacacactaccctccccagaccccatttatgggatcaaactgggtttattgttgttgttgttgttatctcATATAGATTACAAATTCATCTTTACAAATGTCGTGCTTCCggattggtttttttttttttttttcatttttggtttgGGGCTATGCATCTGGTTTGCTGTCATCTGAATTATTGATAAGATGACCTGGAACCCTATTCACTTTATGTATGAAAATAGTTCTTTATTAAAATTGTGCCGACTCGCGATGCAATTTGTTCTCCATGTCCTCTAATTATGTTGCTTTTAGTGTAGTCCTTTAACCCCATTCCTATCCTCTCTATTTTCCTTCTTAAATATAACAAGGTCGTGAATATATCGTTAAGTTTCATTTCTTTGATGCTACCTTTGATTATTAAAATTGGAGTTTAATGAACTTGCTACACTTCAAAGAGTGTTGCTTGTTCAATAATATGTAGAGTCTTGAGTATATAGCATTATTGAGCATGCTACCAAAGCAGACAATACATGCCATgggcttgggtcgtgacaaatatggCATTAGAGCTAAGTCTCCCTCAGTACGGGGTGGGGCAAACCTCAGCGGCCAACTGAGTTTAGGCGAATCCCACATCTTTGAGAAGATAACGGGGCAAACCTCAGTGAGGACGTTGAGTCCCAAGGGGGGTGAATGTGATGTCCATGACGGAGGGCGGGCTGATGAGAGCGGTCAAGTAGGTAGGACTGGCAGGCTTCTAGGATGACAAGCTTCTGAAAAAGGGGTACACATGTCACCTTAGGCGAATCCCATATTGGAATGAGAGAGGAAGTGAAAAGttttataaggcatgacacaAGCTCACATGGTATGTCGCTTTTGGGGCTCGATGTAGCATAGCCCGAAAGACAAATCTGTGCGGGCCTAggcccaaagcggacaatatgTTCCATAGGCTTGGGTCGTGGCAAATATCATGCTCTCGATGtgggaaaaataaataaataagaagtATCTTTCAAGTTATTTATATCTTTTTCATTGTGATGGAACAATCTCTTATTCCTTCATCCCCCACTATCCACAAATTCACATCATCAAATTCTCAAAACAACCAAATCATGTTTGACATAAATCATCAAGAAAGGGTGTCCCTAAGTTCTTGAGGTGTTGGAGCTATATCTTGCTATTTGAACTCTGCTAGGCATGAAAATTCTTGCTATTTTGTACCTTATCAAAAAGAAAATCTCGCTATTCTTGTGTGTGGCTGTAAATAGGAAATTCATGTCGTAGATATTGTTTCTTAGTGCATACTTTTACCAAACTACATTTGATATACATGTAATAATGAAATATGATtagtcaaaaagaaaaaaagatctgTAGTTCTATAGTTAGTTCTAGTTGATTCTCTCAGCAATAGCTTTATTGATCCTTGGTTAGTTTGTCCAAACTCTGACTTAGTAGTATGCATCATCAAATTTAGCATTTCTGATTTCTTGCAGTTCTTTGTAAATTTTACTATCACAGGGTTACCATCAACTTCGGGAAGGATCCATTTGTTTTTGATATTAAGGTAAAGGTTCTTCTTGTTTATTAAGTTAAATAGTTCTCCTTTTGCTTTACCATGTGCCATGAGCTGGAGAAAATAGATGTAACTGTGTGTTTTACCTTCCCTGGTTGGGCTATGGTTGGTCTTCTCTCCTATTAATTATGCATGTAATGCTATGTGCTTCCGTTTTCAAGATAATCTCAAACAGACAGTAGATGCTGATTTTACCACTATTTTATCAGCCTTAGATAAGACGAGTGCATGTTTGTACACTCATCTTTCTGCCTTGGGGTAAATTATGGTCTGCAGCAACTTTTGTTTTTTAATGATAAGTACTATTGATGTCACAAAACAAACAGCACTAAGAAAGTGCTGAGATTGCatccaaaaaagaagaaaaggaaagagaaataTAAGAGAAAagaagacccccccccccccaaaaaaaaaaaaatccttgcTATACAAAAGTTTTTATCATCTGTTGCAGGGGTTCAACATCATTTACCCATGCCATTTTACaccaaaaagaaattaaaaaatggACAATCTGATAGAAAAATAAGTGGATAAAAAGCATGATAGCATACATTAGTATTAATCCCTTGTGGTTTTTGCCTTCTTTGGTTAGGCATATGAAGCGCAGGAAAGGACAAAGCAGCATTCAACTATTGAAAAATTGTCTATACCTCAGAATGCCAGTTATGGGTAAGTACCCCCATTGTTCTATTGTTATCACCTTTGTTTGGTTGGGAGTTAAAATTATAGTTTTTAAATAGAGAGAAGTGGTCCTATTAGTAAAGTTAATATTTGGCTTAATTTTAGAACTTAAAAAGAAAAAAGCTAGTCCTACATTTTCTTTTCCTAGTATAATATTCAGGAAGTAATAAACAGTGAAGAGAAAGAAGTTTTGATCTAAGAAAGTGGAAGGCATTTTAGAATGGAGTAACGAAGTAGGACGGTGATGAAGCACATTGAAGTTATTATATCTATTTTCTTCCAGATAAAGGAGTGCATCTTTTTTATAGTCTCAATTTAGAACTGAAGTGGTTGGTAGAAAAATGAGGTTTAAACACACGGAAGAACAAGGAGAATGTTGATTCATTTGCTCTACAAACATATTTTTCTgagtatatatatgcatattgAATCTATAATGGAACATCTGTATTTGGCAACTGTATCTTTACCCTGTCACATATCCAATGATGGTTCCCATAAGGTTTTGGTAGGAATATGGGGTTGAATGAGTTTCAGACATGGCGACGTGTAGGTTCCATCATCAACTAAAATACCCAAACATTCATAGCAGGttccattttttttttctataaatattttgtaattttctctAAACTATATAAAAGGTTAATGCTCAAAAGA
Coding sequences:
- the LOC104220086 gene encoding ran-binding protein M homolog; the encoded protein is MDASLTLSLSHTNSETQDLIGSYFLDQWRLKSKSAAAKSESVAEPEKTQLMEVEESEDEKEELPTELDTLSSSGGFSIVGPDKLSVHYPNVNLHGHDVGVVQANRPAPCKRLVYYFEISVKNAGAKGQISIGFTSPGFKLRRQPGWDPNSYGYHGDDGLLYHGQGKGEAFGPTYSTGDTVGGGINYASQELFFTKNGTIVGTVFKDVKGPLFPTVAVHSQNEEVTINFGKDPFVFDIKAYEAQERTKQHSTIEKLSIPQNASYGIVRSYLQHYGYEDTLRMFDIESKSTLPPISFIQENGFTEDMNMYSLNQRKVLRQLIRSGEIGDAFTKLREWYPQIVQDGTSAICFLLHCQNFIELVRAGKLEEAVLYGRTEFEKFYKLGDYDDLVKDCAALLAYEQPQKSSVGYLLGDSQREVVADAVNAMILSTNPSVKDSKDCLHSCLERLLRQLNACFLEKRSLNGDQGEGFHLHRILNSGRKG